One Algibacter sp. L3A6 genomic region harbors:
- a CDS encoding AraC family transcriptional regulator — protein sequence MKLHLLDRSNLTNSSFTTKINEYPYFLKIWHYHPELELVVVLKSEGTCFIGDSVEKFGIGDVVLIGKNLPHMWLNDDGYFEQTSEQTAKAIAIHFKENYLGPKFFETPEMIHILELFKRASYGLKFLNVNKKLLNDIKSMLALEGFEKTMAFLNILHALAKHTDTKKLSSQGFINSFNSSKSDTQDNVQAYIFKNFNLDISLNKAAEIAHMNPSAFSRYFKRVNKKTFSRYVTEIRIGYACKLLLENRFNISKICYESGFNNISNFNRQFKIVMNYTPSEYLEKHKTKHD from the coding sequence ATGAAACTGCACCTTTTAGATCGTAGTAACCTCACCAATAGTTCGTTTACCACTAAAATTAACGAATATCCTTATTTTTTAAAAATATGGCATTACCATCCTGAGCTAGAGCTTGTGGTAGTTTTAAAGAGTGAAGGCACCTGCTTTATTGGTGATAGTGTTGAAAAGTTTGGTATTGGCGATGTGGTACTTATTGGTAAAAACTTGCCGCACATGTGGCTTAATGACGATGGGTATTTCGAGCAAACTTCGGAGCAAACAGCCAAAGCCATTGCTATACATTTTAAAGAAAATTATTTAGGTCCCAAATTCTTCGAAACGCCAGAAATGATTCATATTTTAGAATTATTTAAACGTGCTAGCTACGGACTCAAGTTTTTGAATGTTAATAAAAAACTCCTTAACGATATTAAAAGCATGCTCGCTCTAGAAGGTTTCGAAAAAACCATGGCATTTTTAAACATTTTGCACGCTTTAGCAAAACATACCGACACTAAAAAGCTATCCAGTCAAGGTTTTATAAATTCCTTTAATTCCTCTAAAAGTGATACCCAAGATAATGTGCAGGCTTATATTTTTAAAAATTTCAATTTAGATATTTCACTTAATAAAGCTGCTGAAATTGCACATATGAATCCTTCGGCCTTTAGCCGCTACTTTAAGCGTGTTAACAAAAAAACGTTTTCTAGATACGTTACCGAAATCCGCATTGGCTATGCTTGTAAGCTGCTCTTAGAGAACAGATTCAACATTTCAAAAATATGTTACGAGTCTGGTTTTAATAACATTTCTAACTTTAATAGGCAGTTTAAAATCGTGATGAACTACACACCTTCGGAGTATTTGGAGAAGCACAAAACAAAGCACGATTAA
- a CDS encoding leucine-rich repeat domain-containing protein codes for MNWNNYLAESKSPSDYPHLGILEGTVRCPFDISELPTNSEIIDMPTPLKKFKLNYFNYEHLIGNKVVEGIILNDLDEERLSVIASLPNLKYLNISNNKQDAIPNLSVLKSLEVLILSGITKVENINFIANLENLKTLYIYGIKNLYELKPLTTLPQLKELWLDHGRMGGTGKAVKNIEPLSELNNLEYLNMILNVENKNYDISPLLNLKKLKHLRTLPRFMNKEKKETLEMEIPLVKII; via the coding sequence ATGAACTGGAACAACTATTTGGCCGAAAGTAAATCACCATCTGATTACCCACATTTGGGAATTTTAGAAGGAACTGTTCGTTGCCCATTTGATATTTCTGAATTACCAACTAATTCTGAAATAATAGACATGCCAACGCCTCTTAAAAAATTTAAACTGAATTATTTCAATTATGAACATTTGATTGGAAATAAAGTTGTTGAAGGAATAATACTAAATGACTTAGATGAAGAGCGTTTGAGTGTAATTGCTTCATTACCAAATCTAAAATATCTTAACATCTCTAACAACAAACAAGATGCCATTCCAAATTTATCCGTTTTAAAATCTTTAGAAGTTTTAATTTTAAGTGGAATAACTAAAGTAGAAAACATCAATTTTATTGCGAATTTGGAAAACTTAAAAACATTATATATTTATGGAATTAAGAATTTGTATGAATTAAAACCACTTACAACGTTACCTCAATTAAAGGAATTATGGTTAGACCACGGAAGAATGGGAGGAACTGGGAAAGCCGTTAAAAATATTGAGCCTTTATCAGAATTGAATAATTTGGAATACTTAAATATGATTCTAAATGTTGAGAATAAAAATTATGATATTTCACCATTACTGAATTTAAAGAAGTTAAAACATTTGAGAACCTTGCCAAGGTTTATGAATAAGGAAAAAAAAGAAACGTTAGAAATGGAAATTCCATTAGTTAAAATAATATAA
- a CDS encoding IS3 family transposase, protein MITCRTGLAKKVTGLNSTRAKQKAKAITELRHKYDLDILLYHTNMARSSYYYHHKRSLLVDKYKVIKLLIHQIYHRHKGRYGYRRISLEINKIGTLINHKTVLKLMRELGLKSLVRAKRYKSYKGRIGETAPNILQRNFKAIRPNKKWATDITEFKVLGKKLYLSPIIDLFNREIISYQLSEKPDFKQVAIMLKKSFKKIPDQTNLILHSDQGWQYQMKQYRRLLTEKGITQSMSRKGNCLDNAVIENFFGILKSELFYINKYKSISQLKKEIKVYIKYYNNERIKQNLNGMSPIEYRANYYQN, encoded by the coding sequence ATCATTACGTGCAGAACTGGACTTGCTAAAAAAGTTACAGGCCTTAATTCAACAAGAGCAAAACAAAAAGCAAAAGCCATAACAGAATTAAGGCATAAGTATGATTTAGATATTTTATTATATCATACGAACATGGCAAGAAGTAGTTATTATTATCATCATAAAAGAAGTCTTTTAGTTGATAAATATAAAGTGATAAAACTATTGATTCATCAAATATATCATCGTCACAAAGGAAGATATGGCTATAGAAGAATCTCTTTAGAAATCAACAAAATAGGCACTCTAATAAATCATAAAACAGTACTCAAGTTGATGCGTGAATTAGGTTTAAAAAGTTTAGTCAGAGCTAAAAGATACAAGTCTTATAAAGGGCGAATAGGAGAAACAGCTCCTAATATATTACAACGAAATTTTAAAGCTATTAGGCCAAATAAAAAATGGGCTACAGATATTACAGAATTTAAAGTTTTAGGAAAAAAACTATATCTATCTCCAATAATTGATCTCTTTAATAGAGAAATAATAAGTTATCAATTATCTGAAAAACCTGATTTTAAACAAGTAGCTATTATGCTGAAAAAGTCTTTTAAGAAAATACCAGATCAAACAAATTTAATATTACATTCAGATCAAGGATGGCAGTATCAAATGAAACAGTATCGAAGATTATTAACAGAAAAAGGAATTACTCAGAGTATGTCTCGTAAAGGAAATTGTTTAGATAACGCTGTGATAGAAAATTTCTTCGGTATTCTAAAATCTGAATTGTTTTATATAAATAAATATAAGTCGATATCTCAGTTAAAAAAAGAGATTAAAGTCTATATAAAATATTATAATAATGAGAGAATTAAACAAAATTTAAATGGAATGAGCCCGATTGAATATCGAGCTAATTATTATCAAAATTAA
- a CDS encoding sensor histidine kinase, with translation MSKVTDKALKERIKELTCLYEVSSSISNADPEHIEATLEAIAKSLQKAFLYPKKIGIRILVNRLEIHTGTDPEDVVSIQSEIKIFNVVKGHIVCCLNADSFKVDDFLNEEQLLLDNVALKVGDLLERIEIQNSEAALKKRMEHADRLGILGEITAGIAHELNTPLANILGFAELLKSDFEDDKKISGDLNKIIDNAIFSREVLKKLMFFACEMPQEMKRVNLVPIIKSAIDLLDASFRKEQVKYVVKIEDETLWLKADPIQLTQIIFNLLMNAIYFSPKDGLVTMEALQTETDIILKILDEGSGFTPEALEKVFQPFFTTKPMEDGSGLGLSVVHGIVASHKGIIKAENRTRKGAIFTITLPKN, from the coding sequence ATGAGTAAAGTAACCGATAAGGCATTAAAAGAACGTATTAAAGAGCTTACCTGCCTTTACGAGGTGTCGTCGAGCATTAGTAATGCCGATCCCGAACATATTGAAGCTACTTTAGAGGCTATTGCTAAAAGCCTGCAAAAAGCATTTTTATATCCTAAAAAAATAGGCATTCGTATTCTAGTGAATCGTTTAGAAATTCATACCGGAACAGACCCTGAAGATGTGGTTTCAATTCAATCTGAAATCAAAATTTTTAATGTAGTTAAAGGCCATATTGTTTGCTGTTTAAATGCCGATTCTTTTAAGGTAGACGATTTTTTAAATGAAGAACAACTCTTGTTAGATAATGTGGCTTTAAAAGTTGGCGATTTGTTGGAACGTATTGAAATTCAAAACAGTGAAGCCGCTTTAAAAAAACGCATGGAACATGCGGATCGATTAGGAATTCTTGGTGAAATAACAGCAGGAATTGCTCACGAACTCAATACACCATTAGCCAATATTTTAGGCTTTGCCGAATTACTGAAATCTGATTTTGAAGACGATAAAAAGATATCGGGCGATTTAAATAAAATTATTGATAATGCCATTTTTTCTAGAGAGGTTTTAAAGAAATTAATGTTTTTTGCTTGCGAAATGCCTCAAGAAATGAAACGTGTTAATCTCGTGCCTATTATTAAAAGTGCTATCGATTTACTCGATGCTTCTTTTAGAAAAGAACAGGTTAAGTATGTTGTAAAAATTGAAGATGAAACGCTGTGGTTAAAAGCAGACCCTATTCAACTGACTCAAATAATATTCAATTTACTCATGAATGCTATTTACTTCTCGCCAAAAGATGGATTGGTAACTATGGAAGCTCTACAAACAGAAACCGATATTATTCTAAAAATTCTAGATGAAGGCTCTGGCTTTACACCCGAAGCTTTAGAAAAAGTATTTCAACCATTTTTTACCACAAAGCCCATGGAAGATGGTTCTGGTCTTGGGTTAAGCGTGGTGCATGGTATTGTGGCATCTCATAAAGGCATCATAAAAGCAGAAAATAGAACACGTAAAGGTGCTATATTTACAATTACTTTACCAAAAAACTAA
- the trxB gene encoding thioredoxin-disulfide reductase, producing the protein MSDTIEKLKCLIIGSGPAGYTAAIYAARANMNPVLYQGIQPGGQLTTTNEVENFPGYPEGVTGPQMMMELQKQAERFETDVRDGWITKVDFSGDVHKVWVNDTKEIHCDTVIISTGASAKYLGIESEQKYLKLGGGVSACAVCDGFFYRNHEVVIVGAGDSACEEAHYLSKLCKKVTMLVRRDEFRASKIMATRVKNTENIEILFNTETEEVLGDGQVVTGVRVSNNKTKETQDIPATGFFVAIGHKPNTDIFKGFIDMDETGYIKNVPGRALTNVEGVFVCGDAADHVYRQAVTAAGTGCMAALDAERYLAAKDSSFEVSTSNYN; encoded by the coding sequence ATGTCTGATACAATTGAAAAGTTAAAATGCTTAATTATAGGGTCAGGACCTGCAGGTTATACAGCAGCAATTTATGCGGCTAGAGCCAACATGAATCCAGTGTTATATCAAGGAATACAGCCAGGCGGACAATTAACTACAACAAATGAAGTTGAGAATTTTCCAGGTTATCCAGAAGGTGTTACAGGACCTCAAATGATGATGGAATTACAAAAGCAAGCAGAACGTTTTGAAACTGATGTACGCGACGGTTGGATTACTAAAGTTGATTTCTCTGGTGATGTACATAAAGTTTGGGTAAATGATACTAAAGAAATTCACTGTGATACTGTAATTATTTCAACAGGAGCTTCTGCTAAATATTTAGGTATAGAATCTGAACAAAAATATTTAAAATTAGGTGGTGGTGTTTCTGCTTGTGCAGTTTGCGACGGCTTTTTCTATAGAAACCATGAGGTTGTTATTGTAGGAGCAGGAGATTCTGCTTGTGAAGAAGCTCACTATTTATCTAAACTTTGTAAAAAAGTTACCATGTTAGTGCGTAGAGACGAATTTAGAGCGTCTAAAATTATGGCTACTCGTGTTAAAAACACAGAAAATATTGAAATTTTATTCAATACGGAAACAGAAGAAGTTTTAGGTGACGGTCAAGTTGTTACAGGAGTAAGAGTTTCAAATAATAAAACGAAAGAAACTCAAGATATTCCTGCTACAGGATTTTTTGTAGCTATTGGGCATAAACCGAATACAGATATCTTTAAAGGCTTTATTGATATGGACGAAACAGGATACATTAAAAATGTACCAGGTCGTGCTTTAACAAATGTTGAAGGCGTATTTGTTTGTGGAGATGCTGCAGATCACGTATACCGCCAAGCGGTAACAGCTGCAGGTACGGGTTGTATGGCTGCTTTAGATGCAGAGCGTTATTTAGCTGCTAAAGACTCTTCTTTTGAGGTAAGCACTTCAAACTATAACTAA
- a CDS encoding helix-turn-helix domain-containing protein, with product MGRKVKYDYAFKLRCVKQVLKNHQTVEDVSKLYGCYHTTLHDWIRFYEKYGKKALLPRKTKVYSIPFKLKVLKAIDKDSLSFSQACLEFNIPTKSVIMKWQRNYTKEGIVGLNIKPRGKPKSMQFKRAKKKSNKPLTREEELLLENESLRAELDLLKKLQALIQQEQNKKQKP from the coding sequence ATGGGAAGAAAAGTCAAGTATGATTACGCATTTAAACTTCGATGTGTAAAGCAAGTTTTAAAAAATCACCAAACAGTTGAAGATGTGTCTAAGTTATATGGTTGTTATCATACAACCCTTCATGATTGGATTCGATTTTATGAAAAATATGGTAAAAAAGCACTATTACCAAGAAAAACCAAAGTGTATAGCATTCCTTTTAAACTTAAAGTTTTAAAAGCTATTGACAAAGATTCATTATCTTTCAGTCAAGCTTGTTTAGAATTTAATATTCCTACTAAATCTGTAATTATGAAGTGGCAACGTAATTATACAAAAGAGGGTATTGTAGGCTTAAACATTAAACCTAGAGGTAAACCAAAATCTATGCAATTTAAGAGAGCTAAAAAAAAGTCTAATAAACCTTTAACAAGAGAAGAGGAACTTTTATTAGAAAATGAATCATTACGTGCAGAACTGGACTTGCTAAAAAAGTTACAGGCCTTAATTCAACAAGAGCAAAACAAAAAGCAAAAGCCATAA
- a CDS encoding (Fe-S)-binding protein has protein sequence MKVGLFIPCYINQLYPQVGKATLELLEKLKVDVAYPSGQTCCGQPMANSGYEYESVGACNNFVDNFKDFDYIVTPSGSCAYHVKKHYDIIPQTDDVTKVRNNVYELCDFILNILKVKDLGASFPFKVGVHKSCHGLRGLRLGSCSEVVGPRFSYIEELLQEVKGVELMPVKRSDECCGFGGTFAVTEEAISVKMGKDKIKDHLESGVEVMTATDTSCLMHLEGLVNRNQQPLKILHIAEILNSSL, from the coding sequence ATGAAAGTAGGTTTATTTATTCCCTGTTACATCAATCAACTCTATCCGCAAGTTGGTAAAGCAACTTTAGAACTTTTAGAAAAACTAAAGGTTGATGTTGCTTATCCATCAGGGCAAACCTGTTGCGGACAACCCATGGCCAATTCGGGTTACGAGTACGAATCGGTTGGTGCTTGCAATAATTTTGTTGATAATTTTAAAGACTTCGATTACATTGTTACGCCTTCTGGAAGTTGTGCTTATCATGTAAAAAAGCATTACGATATTATTCCACAAACCGACGATGTTACTAAGGTTAGAAACAATGTTTACGAGTTGTGCGACTTCATATTAAATATTTTAAAAGTTAAAGATTTAGGCGCATCATTCCCCTTTAAGGTCGGTGTACATAAAAGTTGCCACGGTTTACGAGGCCTACGTTTAGGTTCTTGCTCGGAAGTGGTAGGCCCGCGTTTTTCTTACATTGAAGAATTACTACAAGAAGTAAAAGGCGTAGAATTAATGCCTGTAAAACGAAGTGATGAATGTTGCGGATTTGGTGGCACATTTGCCGTTACCGAAGAGGCCATTTCTGTAAAAATGGGGAAAGATAAAATTAAAGATCATTTAGAAAGTGGTGTTGAAGTTATGACGGCCACCGACACCTCCTGTTTAATGCATTTAGAAGGTTTGGTTAACCGAAACCAACAGCCTTTAAAAATCTTGCATATTGCCGAAATTTTAAACAGTAGTCTTTAA
- a CDS encoding lactate utilization protein C, whose protein sequence is MSSRDKILSRIEANKPDALPLPNIDLALFDEGLDLVQEFTKKAEVVGANVIEIASNDVVAQVENLFPDAKIKYSAIENTSAFNTIDLANIEKPQDLEDLDILILESELAVAENGSVWVTDKQLPMRVLPFITKHLVIVTSKDNIVPYMHQAYQKINAGNSNDFGVFIAGPSKTADIEQSLVIGAHGALSLTLLLK, encoded by the coding sequence ATGAGCAGTAGAGATAAAATATTAAGCCGAATAGAAGCTAATAAACCAGACGCTTTGCCGTTACCAAACATAGATTTAGCGCTGTTTGATGAAGGTTTAGATTTAGTACAGGAATTTACCAAGAAAGCCGAAGTTGTTGGAGCAAACGTTATTGAAATAGCCTCTAACGATGTTGTTGCACAGGTTGAAAACTTGTTTCCGGATGCTAAAATTAAATATTCGGCTATAGAGAACACCAGTGCTTTTAACACTATAGATTTAGCAAACATTGAAAAACCACAAGATTTAGAAGATTTAGATATTTTAATTCTTGAAAGTGAATTGGCTGTAGCCGAAAACGGATCGGTTTGGGTAACCGATAAGCAATTACCTATGCGTGTTTTACCGTTTATTACAAAACACCTTGTTATTGTAACCAGTAAAGACAATATTGTGCCTTATATGCACCAAGCGTACCAAAAAATAAATGCTGGCAATTCAAACGATTTTGGAGTATTTATTGCTGGGCCATCTAAAACAGCCGATATTGAGCAATCGCTTGTTATTGGCGCACATGGCGCTTTAAGTTTAACTTTATTATTGAAATAA
- a CDS encoding lactate utilization protein B — translation MSHPKLASIFNKDEKKVDWHDKALWFVRHKRDKSVHHVQGWEELRNLGHGIKAHMLSNLDIYLREFEANANKNGVEVHWAANGEEHNQIVHKILKDNNAKKVVKSKSMLTEECHLNPHLEADGIEVIDTDLGERIVQLAKEPPSHIVLPAIHKNKHEVDELFQEHLGTKPCDGDPQYLTGEARKHLRQKFIEADAAITGVNFAIAETGGFVVCTNEGNADMGAHLAPVHIACMGVEKIIPKQEHLGVFLRLLARSATGQPVTTYSSHFKKPSDGRKMHIVIVDNGRSEQLSRPDFRASLHCIRCGACMNTCPIYRRSGGHSYDATIPGPIGSILSPGKDLTKHSSLPFASTLCGSCSDVCPVKIDIHAQLYKWRQIITKETPQPFIKKKSMQVMGSIFAKPKQFEKVGKIARWSLRTLPKAVINSKPNAWGKARDLPTGPKESFDDWYKKREENKGKNN, via the coding sequence ATGAGTCATCCAAAACTAGCTAGCATATTTAATAAAGACGAAAAAAAAGTCGATTGGCATGATAAGGCCTTGTGGTTTGTTCGCCATAAACGCGACAAATCTGTACACCATGTGCAAGGTTGGGAAGAGCTAAGAAACTTGGGGCATGGCATTAAAGCGCACATGCTTTCTAATCTCGATATTTACTTACGTGAGTTTGAAGCCAATGCCAACAAAAACGGTGTAGAAGTACACTGGGCGGCCAATGGCGAAGAGCACAACCAAATAGTACATAAAATTTTAAAAGATAACAACGCTAAAAAAGTTGTAAAAAGTAAGTCGATGTTAACTGAAGAATGCCATTTAAATCCGCATTTGGAAGCCGATGGAATAGAAGTTATCGATACCGATTTAGGTGAGCGTATTGTGCAATTGGCCAAAGAGCCGCCTAGTCATATTGTATTGCCAGCCATACATAAAAACAAACATGAGGTAGACGAGTTGTTTCAAGAACATTTAGGCACAAAACCTTGTGATGGCGATCCGCAATATTTAACTGGAGAAGCGAGAAAACATTTAAGACAAAAATTTATTGAAGCCGATGCTGCAATTACCGGTGTAAATTTCGCCATTGCAGAAACTGGAGGCTTTGTAGTTTGCACCAATGAAGGTAATGCCGATATGGGCGCACATTTAGCTCCTGTACATATTGCCTGCATGGGTGTCGAGAAAATAATACCAAAGCAAGAACACTTAGGTGTGTTTTTACGCTTATTAGCAAGGTCGGCTACTGGGCAACCGGTAACCACTTATTCATCGCATTTTAAAAAACCTAGCGATGGCAGAAAAATGCACATAGTAATTGTAGATAATGGAAGATCGGAGCAATTAAGTCGTCCGGATTTTAGAGCCTCTTTACACTGTATTCGTTGTGGCGCTTGTATGAATACTTGCCCAATTTACAGACGTAGTGGTGGCCATAGTTACGATGCTACCATTCCAGGACCAATTGGTTCTATTCTATCGCCAGGTAAAGATTTAACAAAACACAGCAGCTTACCCTTTGCCTCTACCCTTTGCGGATCTTGTTCGGATGTGTGTCCGGTGAAAATCGACATCCATGCGCAACTTTATAAATGGCGACAAATTATTACTAAAGAAACGCCACAGCCTTTTATAAAAAAGAAGTCTATGCAAGTTATGGGAAGCATTTTTGCTAAACCTAAACAATTTGAAAAGGTTGGAAAAATTGCGCGTTGGAGTTTAAGAACCTTACCAAAAGCGGTAATAAACTCGAAACCCAATGCCTGGGGAAAAGCCCGTGATTTACCAACAGGTCCAAAAGAAAGTTTTGACGATTGGTACAAGAAAAGAGAAGAAAACAAAGGTAAAAACAACTAA
- a CDS encoding sigma-54-dependent transcriptional regulator: MLLRKENILIVDDDVDILELLQRHLQSWNYHTYKAVSVKEAVTILRDTKIDLLITDLKMPEIDGAELIKFVSEHYPKLPKLVVTGYPSVQDSLSFIKSRVVDYLTKPFTREELQNAVNKSLAISKENNQKTIKPSEEKNKPYGEIIGNSEKIQDVIQIIERIKDNKATVFINGESGTGKELVARAIHYQGKFARAPFIVVNCGAIPENLLEAELFGYVKGAFTGADTNRDGFFQAANGGTIFLDEIGNAPLAVQLRLLRVLQEKEVIKVGAQKPEKIDIRIIAATNSDLRDMIQKQTFREDLFYRLTVVEIHVAPLRERKEDIPVLVDKFLFKYGVEYKDRFIKITPEALAILNRYNWPGNIRELENVVQRAVIMCDKIIDVAHLPEHLKYTLEFSDTSFEPLKVIEKKYIEKVLRATGNNKTKAAEILQIDRKTIRQKLSE, from the coding sequence ATGCTATTACGTAAAGAAAACATATTAATTGTAGACGATGATGTCGATATTCTAGAGCTCTTGCAAAGGCATTTGCAGTCTTGGAATTATCATACCTACAAAGCAGTTTCTGTAAAAGAAGCGGTTACTATTTTGCGCGATACGAAAATAGATTTGTTAATTACAGATTTAAAAATGCCTGAAATTGATGGGGCAGAACTCATCAAATTTGTTTCCGAGCATTATCCTAAATTGCCAAAATTGGTGGTAACGGGCTATCCTTCGGTTCAAGATTCGCTATCGTTTATAAAATCTCGTGTGGTCGATTATTTAACTAAACCATTCACGAGGGAGGAACTTCAAAATGCGGTTAATAAATCGTTGGCCATTTCTAAGGAAAACAATCAAAAAACGATTAAACCTTCCGAAGAAAAAAATAAACCTTACGGTGAAATTATTGGTAATTCTGAAAAAATACAGGATGTTATTCAAATTATTGAACGTATTAAAGATAACAAAGCCACTGTTTTTATAAACGGGGAAAGTGGTACCGGAAAAGAGCTTGTAGCACGTGCGATACATTACCAAGGTAAATTTGCTAGAGCGCCATTTATTGTGGTTAACTGCGGTGCTATACCCGAAAATTTATTGGAAGCCGAACTTTTTGGTTATGTAAAAGGTGCATTTACAGGTGCCGATACAAATAGAGATGGCTTTTTTCAGGCGGCAAATGGTGGTACTATTTTTTTAGATGAAATAGGTAATGCGCCTTTAGCCGTGCAATTGCGCTTATTACGTGTGTTGCAAGAAAAGGAAGTGATTAAAGTTGGTGCACAAAAGCCCGAAAAAATTGATATTCGAATTATAGCGGCAACCAATAGCGATTTGCGCGACATGATCCAGAAGCAAACCTTTCGAGAAGATTTGTTTTACAGATTAACCGTTGTAGAAATACATGTGGCACCACTGCGAGAACGCAAAGAGGATATTCCGGTTTTGGTCGATAAATTTCTGTTTAAATATGGCGTAGAATATAAAGATCGATTTATAAAAATAACACCCGAAGCTTTGGCTATTTTAAACCGCTATAATTGGCCAGGGAATATTAGAGAGTTAGAAAACGTTGTGCAACGTGCTGTAATTATGTGTGATAAAATTATAGATGTAGCGCATTTGCCAGAGCATTTAAAATACACTTTAGAGTTTAGCGATACTAGCTTTGAACCGCTAAAAGTTATCGAAAAAAAATATATAGAAAAAGTATTGCGCGCCACAGGTAACAATAAAACAAAGGCCGCCGAAATTCTTCAAATAGATAGAAAAACCATTCGTCAAAAACTATCAGAATAA
- a CDS encoding DUF2199 domain-containing protein, which translates to MFWKKKKNKSTEFRCSTCGEVHDELPALGFKTPFHYDILNDKEKTEIVEIDDDFCVIKHPDQTDRFIRTTLRMQINDACEDLDYGIWVSLSEKSFNEYKSEFKDNTDGKTYYGTICNEIPDYEESTLGLHVNVVTKSNGIRPEIIPHKSEHKLISDWKKGILIEDAKNRVEKTIKNVG; encoded by the coding sequence ATGTTCTGGAAAAAGAAAAAAAATAAATCAACGGAATTTAGATGTTCAACTTGTGGAGAAGTCCACGACGAATTACCTGCACTCGGATTTAAAACACCTTTCCATTACGACATTCTGAATGACAAGGAAAAAACTGAAATAGTTGAAATTGACGATGACTTTTGCGTAATCAAACATCCTGACCAAACTGACAGGTTTATAAGAACAACTTTGAGAATGCAAATAAATGATGCTTGCGAAGATTTGGACTATGGCATTTGGGTTTCATTAAGCGAAAAGAGTTTTAATGAATATAAATCGGAATTTAAAGATAATACAGACGGAAAAACTTATTACGGAACTATATGTAACGAAATTCCAGATTATGAAGAAAGCACTTTAGGATTACACGTTAATGTAGTTACTAAAAGTAATGGAATTAGACCAGAAATAATTCCTCACAAATCGGAACACAAACTAATTTCGGATTGGAAAAAAGGAATATTAATTGAAGATGCTAAAAATCGAGTTGAAAAAACAATAAAAAACGTTGGGTAA